One segment of Antennarius striatus isolate MH-2024 chromosome 5, ASM4005453v1, whole genome shotgun sequence DNA contains the following:
- the LOC137595773 gene encoding transcription factor HES-5-like, translating to MAPTITAVTTSSQEHLTLSHKLRKPLVEKFRRERINSCIEQLKSLLGPEFLQQHPDSKLEKADILEMTVGVLRRLQQQQQRGLMKNFHKLQSSSDHKLTEADFSPLSSTLQTSITTDQSPVNSVLWRPWWTPTDWSHGLTKSHDHIGQMDVNLSDTKEK from the exons ATGGCTCCTACAATCACTGCAGTGACGACCAGTTCTCAGGAGCATCTGACTCTGAGCCACAAG CTCAGAAAGCCTCTGGTGGAGAAGTTCCGCAGAGAGAGAATCAACAGCTGCATTGAGCAGCTCAAGTCTCTCCTGGGTCCAGAGTTCCTCCAACAGCATCCAGACTCCAAGCTGGAGAAAGCAGACATCCTGGAGATGACAGTCGGGGTCCTGAGacgcctgcagcagcagcagcagagaggacTGATGAAGAACTTCCACAAATTACAGTCGTCCTCTGATCACAAGCTGACGGAGGCCGACTTCTCTCCACTGAGCTCCACACTTCAGACCAGCATCACCACAGACCAGAGTCCAGTCAACAGTGTCCTCTGGAGGCCATGGTGGACACCTACAGACTGGAGCCACGGACTCacaaagtcacatgaccacattgGTCAAATGGACGTTAACCTGTCAGACACTAAAGAGAAGTGA